A stretch of the Gracilinanus agilis isolate LMUSP501 chromosome 4, AgileGrace, whole genome shotgun sequence genome encodes the following:
- the MYCT1 gene encoding myc target protein 1 → MDIMAKNATILESPWPENFWDDLIMSFTVSMAIGLVIGGIIWALLVCLSRRRASAPISRWSSSRRSRPYSHSLNRTGFYRHSGCERRSNLSLASLTFQRQASLEQANSFPRKSSFRASTFHPFLQCPPLPVETDSQLMTLPSTNTSPIISTTHSLSRPDFHWSNNSLRVGLSTQTPPPAYESIIKAFPDS, encoded by the exons ATGGATATTATGGCTAAAAATGCAACTATTTTAGAGAGTCCATGGCCTGAAAATTTCTGGG atgATCTTATAATGTCCTTCACTGTGTCCATGGCCATTGGACTTGTTATTGGAGGTATCATCTGGGCACTGCTTGTTTGTCTGTCCAGACGAAGAGCTAGTGCCCCTATCTCCAGATGGAGTTCAAGCCGTCGTTCCAGACCTTATTCCCACAGTCTCAACAGGACTGGATTTTATCGTCACAGTGGCTGTGAACGTCGCAGCAACCTCAGCTTGGCCAGCCTCACTTTCCAGCGGCAAGCTTCCTTGGAACAAGCCAATTCCTTTCCTAGGAAATCAAGCTTCCGGGCATCTACTTTTCATCCTTTCTTACAGTGTCCTCCACTACCTGTAGAAACTGATAGTCAACTAATGACACTTCCTTCCACCAATACCTCCCCAATCATCAGTACCACCCACAGTTTGAGCCGTCCTGACTTTCATTGGTCTAACAATAGTCTTCGTGTTGGTCTTTCAACTCAGACTCCTCCACCAGCTTATGAGTCTATTATAAAGGCTTTCCCAGATTCTTAA